The Cellulomonas wangleii genome includes a region encoding these proteins:
- a CDS encoding phosphoribosyltransferase, with the protein MTTTEAAPGQDLPTEREVLDWTTFGAATREVAQTVVDSGYVPDVVVSVARGGLPPGGAIAYALGTKAVGTMNVEFYTGIDSTLPEPQLLPPLLDTDAMRGLRALVVDDVADSGETLALVKRLLSAHCAEVRTAVLYAKPRSVIDPDYVWRRTDLWITFPWSALPPVRPTR; encoded by the coding sequence ATGACGACGACGGAGGCCGCGCCCGGGCAGGACCTGCCGACCGAGCGCGAGGTGCTGGACTGGACGACGTTCGGCGCCGCGACGCGCGAGGTGGCCCAGACGGTCGTGGACTCCGGGTACGTGCCCGACGTCGTCGTGTCGGTCGCGCGCGGCGGCCTGCCGCCCGGCGGGGCGATCGCCTACGCGCTGGGCACCAAGGCCGTCGGCACCATGAACGTCGAGTTCTACACGGGCATCGACAGCACGCTGCCGGAGCCGCAGCTGCTGCCCCCGCTGCTGGACACCGACGCGATGCGCGGGCTCCGCGCGCTCGTCGTCGACGACGTCGCCGACTCCGGTGAGACGCTCGCCCTGGTCAAGCGGCTGCTGTCCGCGCACTGCGCGGAGGTGCGCACCGCCGTGCTGTACGCCAAGCCGCGCTCGGTGATCGACCCGGACTACGTGTGGCGCCGCACCGACCTGTGGATCACGTTCCCGTGGTCGGCGCTGCCGCCCGTCCGGCCGACGCGCTGA
- a CDS encoding HAD hydrolase-like protein — protein sequence MTHAPLVLLDLDGTLTDSYPGIAASARVAFTALGLPVPDATALRRFVGPPLAESFALFDVPADRVPEAIAAYRAYFRETGMWQNSVYPGVPEQLTVLHDAGVRLAVATSKPEVFAGPICERFGLAPLLEGVFGAPLDHVPSSKATVVAAALDALRPAGPVLMVGDREHDAHGARAHGVDCVGVAWGYAQPGELARVGALEVVPTVDRLAERVLATLRTPGRAELSASAGRAAAPTTGT from the coding sequence ATGACCCACGCACCCCTGGTCCTGCTGGACCTCGACGGCACCCTCACCGACTCCTACCCCGGCATCGCCGCGAGCGCCCGCGTCGCGTTCACCGCGCTGGGGCTGCCCGTGCCGGACGCGACCGCGCTGCGGCGGTTCGTCGGCCCGCCGCTCGCCGAGTCGTTCGCCCTGTTCGACGTCCCGGCCGACCGCGTGCCCGAGGCGATCGCCGCGTACCGCGCGTACTTCCGCGAGACCGGGATGTGGCAGAACAGCGTCTACCCGGGCGTCCCGGAGCAGCTCACGGTCCTGCACGACGCGGGCGTGCGGCTGGCGGTGGCGACCAGCAAGCCCGAGGTCTTCGCCGGACCCATCTGCGAGCGCTTCGGGCTCGCGCCCCTGCTCGAGGGGGTGTTCGGGGCACCGCTCGACCACGTGCCGTCGTCGAAGGCGACGGTCGTCGCGGCGGCCCTGGACGCGCTGCGACCCGCCGGGCCCGTGCTCATGGTGGGCGACCGTGAGCACGACGCGCACGGTGCGCGCGCCCACGGCGTCGACTGCGTCGGCGTCGCGTGGGGCTACGCGCAGCCGGGCGAGCTCGCGCGCGTCGGTGCGCTCGAGGTCGTCCCGACGGTCGACCGCCTGGCCGAGAGGGTGCTGGCGACGCTCCGTACGCCCGGGCGGGCCGAGCTCAGCGCGTCGGCCGGACGGGCGGCAGCGCCGACCACGGGAACGTGA
- a CDS encoding DUF2975 domain-containing protein, translating into MTTSRRLVLRIALVILLAGSLLLQGFLPVLAEAVGGGYTETERLVVPYALTAIAAVACLQVCLVAGWWLLARARRGELVAPRSLRGVDAATAGMVAATVLAAAPLAHLLVVVGVGGPGVVLALVACVAGGAGLTRVLRSLRADLRCAHTTDADRLPAQASTRPSPVSLRKNGIARPRGAGPQ; encoded by the coding sequence ATGACGACCTCACGCCGGCTCGTGCTCCGCATCGCTCTGGTGATCCTGCTGGCCGGCTCGCTCCTGCTCCAGGGGTTCCTGCCGGTGCTGGCGGAGGCGGTGGGCGGCGGGTACACCGAGACCGAGCGGCTCGTCGTGCCCTACGCACTGACCGCGATCGCGGCGGTCGCGTGCCTCCAGGTGTGCCTCGTCGCCGGGTGGTGGCTGCTGGCCCGCGCACGCCGGGGCGAGCTCGTCGCGCCACGCTCCCTGCGGGGCGTCGACGCGGCCACCGCGGGGATGGTCGCCGCGACCGTGCTCGCGGCGGCGCCCCTGGCCCACCTGCTCGTCGTCGTCGGGGTCGGAGGGCCCGGGGTCGTCCTCGCGCTGGTCGCGTGCGTGGCCGGCGGTGCCGGCCTCACGCGGGTGCTCCGCTCGCTGCGGGCGGACCTGCGATGCGCTCACACCACGGACGCCGATAGACTGCCCGCACAGGCATCGACCCGGCCATCACCGGTGAGCCTCCGGAAGAACGGGATCGCGCGTCCTCGTGGCGCGGGTCCTCAGTAG
- a CDS encoding HAD hydrolase-like protein: MTTARPVALLDLDGTLMDSASGIVASVRAAYAAVGLPAPDEATMRSFAGPPIAWSFTTHGVPVDLVDAAITGYGEHFGREGVWDTRVFDGIPEALVTLREAGVLLVVATAKPLRWAEPICAETGLTPLLDHVVGAPDDESETKGEIIGRALTWVRGTVGDTGYRAVMLGDREHDVHGAAEHGLPCLGALWGYGGAEELLAAGAVEVLASPADVPAAVLARVTGRGPRTLG, encoded by the coding sequence ATGACCACCGCTCGACCCGTTGCCCTGCTCGACCTCGACGGCACGCTCATGGACTCCGCCTCCGGCATCGTCGCGTCGGTGCGCGCCGCCTACGCCGCGGTCGGCCTGCCGGCCCCCGACGAGGCGACGATGCGCTCGTTCGCCGGGCCGCCGATCGCGTGGTCGTTCACGACGCACGGCGTGCCCGTCGACCTGGTGGACGCCGCGATCACCGGCTACGGCGAGCACTTCGGCCGCGAGGGCGTGTGGGACACCCGGGTGTTCGACGGCATCCCCGAGGCCCTGGTCACGCTGCGCGAGGCCGGGGTGCTGCTCGTGGTCGCCACGGCCAAGCCGCTGCGCTGGGCGGAGCCGATCTGCGCCGAGACCGGTCTCACGCCGCTCCTCGACCACGTGGTCGGCGCACCCGACGACGAGTCGGAGACCAAGGGCGAGATCATCGGGCGGGCGCTGACGTGGGTGCGCGGGACCGTCGGCGACACCGGGTACCGCGCCGTCATGCTCGGTGACCGGGAGCACGACGTGCACGGCGCCGCCGAGCACGGCCTGCCCTGCCTCGGTGCCCTGTGGGGCTACGGCGGCGCCGAGGAGCTGCTCGCGGCGGGCGCCGTCGAGGTGCTCGCGTCGCCCGCCGACGTCCCCGCCGCGGTGCTCGCCCGCGTGACGGGCCGAGGCCCCCGCACCCTGGGATGA
- a CDS encoding MerR family transcriptional regulator — MEASIQEVARLTGTTSRALRHYDAIGLLAPSRVAGTGYRWYDDAALVRLQRILLLRDLGLGLAEIRRVLDRETDEATALRRHLAWLTAEQDRLARQAASVRRTLTARDEGGDLMVEEMFDGFDHTQHRQEVEERWGADAYAAGDAWWRSRSDDERTAWQERSAALARDWAAAAAAGTDPASDEAQELARRHVQWLRDVPGTPREGDAPARGYVLGLADMYVADPRFARVYGDDERGAAFVRDALHEYAARHL; from the coding sequence GTGGAGGCGTCGATCCAGGAGGTCGCCCGGCTGACAGGCACGACGAGCCGCGCCCTGCGTCACTACGACGCGATCGGTCTGCTCGCCCCCAGCCGCGTCGCCGGCACCGGGTACCGCTGGTACGACGACGCCGCCCTCGTGCGGCTGCAGCGCATCCTGCTGCTGCGCGACCTGGGGCTCGGCCTGGCCGAGATCCGCCGGGTGCTGGACCGCGAGACGGACGAGGCGACGGCGCTGCGCCGGCACCTCGCGTGGCTCACGGCCGAGCAGGACCGGCTCGCCCGCCAGGCGGCCTCGGTGCGCCGGACGCTCACCGCACGCGACGAGGGAGGCGACCTGATGGTCGAGGAGATGTTCGACGGGTTCGACCACACGCAGCACCGGCAGGAGGTCGAGGAACGCTGGGGTGCCGACGCGTACGCCGCCGGTGACGCCTGGTGGCGCAGCCGGAGCGACGACGAGCGCACCGCGTGGCAGGAGCGCTCGGCGGCGCTCGCCCGGGACTGGGCGGCGGCGGCCGCCGCGGGCACCGACCCCGCGTCGGACGAGGCGCAGGAGCTCGCGCGCCGGCACGTGCAGTGGCTGCGCGACGTGCCCGGGACGCCCCGCGAGGGCGACGCCCCGGCCCGCGGGTACGTGCTCGGGCTGGCCGACATGTACGTCGCCGACCCGCGGTTCGCCCGCGTCTACGGCGACGACGAGCGGGGTGCCGCCTTCGTGCGGGACGCCCTGCACGAGTACGCCGCGCGCCACCTGTGA
- a CDS encoding formate/nitrite transporter family protein has product MSAGTESPLFPGKHFISTVLEALETKTTMAGALGRRYLMRAAMAGIIIGLLYGAHYAVVSAFAQITVGGTSLYLVGRMAGAVLFGWALVFIYYSRSELLTSNMMIVSIGAYHRRTTWGRALRLLGLCFVGNFVGGLLVAVLLRYSTLTEGATLDQMVTAVDHKLAFVADGPTGWGDLVVRAVLCNFCINLAMLLVYNGLIGDDLTKSLVMIVAVFIFAFLGLEHSVANTVLFTIVGLQEGIDVGLAAGNVGLALIGNFVGGGLLIGLYYAYVNDDSRWLREGGPTS; this is encoded by the coding sequence GTGAGCGCCGGTACCGAGTCCCCGCTGTTCCCGGGCAAGCACTTCATCAGCACCGTGCTCGAGGCGCTGGAGACCAAGACCACCATGGCGGGCGCGCTGGGCCGCCGCTACCTCATGCGCGCTGCGATGGCGGGGATCATCATCGGGCTGCTGTACGGGGCGCACTACGCCGTCGTGTCCGCGTTCGCGCAGATCACGGTCGGCGGCACCTCGCTGTACCTGGTCGGTCGGATGGCGGGCGCCGTCCTGTTCGGCTGGGCGCTGGTGTTCATCTACTACTCGCGGTCCGAGCTGCTGACCTCGAACATGATGATCGTCTCGATCGGGGCCTACCACCGCCGCACCACGTGGGGCCGCGCGCTGCGGCTGCTGGGCCTGTGCTTCGTCGGGAACTTCGTCGGCGGGCTGCTGGTGGCGGTGCTGCTGCGGTACTCGACGCTCACGGAGGGCGCCACCCTCGACCAGATGGTCACCGCGGTCGACCACAAGCTCGCGTTCGTCGCCGACGGACCGACGGGGTGGGGCGACCTGGTGGTGCGGGCGGTGCTCTGCAACTTCTGCATCAACCTCGCGATGCTGCTGGTCTACAACGGCCTGATCGGCGACGACCTGACCAAGTCGCTCGTCATGATCGTGGCCGTCTTCATCTTCGCCTTCCTCGGGCTGGAGCACTCGGTCGCCAACACGGTGCTGTTCACCATCGTCGGGTTGCAGGAGGGCATCGACGTGGGGCTGGCCGCCGGCAACGTCGGGCTGGCGCTGATCGGCAACTTCGTCGGCGGCGGGCTGCTGATCGGGCTGTACTACGCGTACGTCAACGACGACTCGCGCTGGCTGCGCGAAGGCGGCCCCACCTCCTGA
- a CDS encoding carbamate kinase, which translates to MTGTVLLAVGGNALVLDGEPGSVARQQERAADLAGTVADLVADGWRVVLTHGNGPQVGFILRRGELVAPEATAEGLPELPLWLAVADSQGGIGHLLATGVDSALEDRGLTARAVAVLTHVEVDRDDPAFARPTKPIGAAMTSATAGLRAVEGWDVVETSPGVHRRVVPSPRPRRVVESAHIRTLLDAGAVVVAAGGGGIPVVRTADGWRGVDAVVDKDRASALLADALGVDTLVLVTGVDAVAVGWGTPRQRALRHVDPAELRAHLDAGEFPAGSMGPKVESALQFVTDGARRAVVTSLPRLRDALAGRSGTLLTARAGPGTHAPAPRTPTPGGPVITLPADPFPFVLDPRQVALLCIDFQRDFMEAGGFGESLGNDVSRLRGTIEPTSRVLAAFRSRGWPVIHTREGHRPDLADLFPAKRDRGSPTLRIGEDGPMGRLLVRGSAGHGIVPELAPVEGEVVLDKPGKGAFYATDLETVLRARGITSLVVTGVTTEVCVQTTVREANDRGFESLVLSDCTASYFPQFHRSALDMFCAQGGIVGWVGTSDALLTALRTTTHEEVPR; encoded by the coding sequence ATGACCGGCACGGTGCTGCTCGCGGTCGGCGGCAACGCGCTCGTGCTCGACGGCGAGCCCGGGTCGGTCGCCCGTCAGCAGGAGCGGGCGGCGGACCTCGCCGGCACGGTCGCCGACCTGGTCGCCGACGGGTGGCGGGTCGTCCTCACGCACGGGAACGGGCCCCAGGTCGGCTTCATCCTGCGCCGGGGGGAGCTCGTGGCGCCGGAGGCGACGGCCGAGGGGCTGCCCGAGCTGCCGCTGTGGCTCGCGGTCGCCGACTCCCAGGGCGGCATCGGCCACCTGCTCGCGACCGGCGTGGACTCCGCGCTGGAGGACCGCGGGCTGACCGCGCGCGCCGTCGCCGTCCTCACGCACGTCGAGGTCGACCGCGACGACCCCGCGTTCGCGCGGCCCACCAAGCCGATCGGCGCCGCGATGACGTCCGCGACCGCGGGTCTGCGTGCGGTCGAGGGCTGGGACGTCGTCGAGACGTCGCCCGGGGTCCACCGCCGGGTCGTGCCCAGCCCACGCCCGCGGCGGGTCGTGGAGTCCGCGCACATCCGGACCCTGCTGGACGCCGGTGCCGTCGTCGTCGCGGCGGGCGGCGGCGGCATCCCGGTGGTCCGCACCGCCGACGGCTGGCGCGGTGTGGACGCCGTCGTGGACAAGGACCGGGCGTCGGCGCTGCTGGCCGACGCCCTGGGCGTCGACACGCTCGTCCTGGTCACCGGTGTCGACGCGGTGGCCGTCGGGTGGGGGACGCCGCGGCAGCGCGCGCTGCGGCACGTCGACCCGGCCGAGCTGCGGGCGCACCTGGACGCGGGGGAGTTCCCGGCGGGGTCCATGGGCCCGAAGGTCGAGTCGGCGCTGCAGTTCGTCACCGACGGCGCCCGGCGCGCCGTCGTCACGTCCCTGCCCCGGCTCCGTGACGCGCTCGCGGGCCGGTCCGGGACGCTCCTCACCGCCCGGGCCGGTCCCGGCACCCACGCGCCCGCACCGCGGACGCCGACACCAGGAGGACCCGTGATCACCCTCCCCGCCGACCCGTTCCCGTTCGTCCTCGACCCCCGGCAGGTGGCGCTGCTGTGCATCGACTTCCAGCGCGACTTCATGGAGGCCGGCGGCTTCGGGGAGTCCCTCGGCAACGACGTGTCGCGGCTGCGCGGCACCATCGAGCCCACGAGCCGCGTCCTGGCCGCCTTCCGCAGCCGGGGCTGGCCGGTCATCCACACGCGCGAGGGCCATCGCCCCGACCTCGCGGACCTGTTCCCCGCCAAGCGCGACCGCGGCAGCCCGACCCTGCGCATCGGTGAGGACGGCCCGATGGGCCGGCTGCTGGTGCGCGGCTCAGCCGGGCACGGCATCGTCCCGGAGCTGGCGCCCGTCGAGGGGGAGGTCGTCCTCGACAAGCCCGGCAAGGGCGCGTTCTACGCCACCGACCTCGAGACCGTCCTGCGGGCCCGGGGCATCACGAGCCTCGTCGTCACGGGCGTCACCACCGAGGTGTGCGTCCAGACGACGGTCCGCGAGGCGAACGACCGCGGCTTCGAGTCCCTCGTCCTGTCCGACTGCACCGCGTCGTACTTCCCGCAGTTCCACCGCTCCGCACTCGACATGTTCTGCGCCCAGGGCGGGATCGTGGGCTGGGTCGGCACCTCCGACGCGCTCCTGACGGCCCTGCGCACCACGACGCACGAGGAGGTCCCACGATGA
- a CDS encoding allophanate hydrolase-related protein, whose translation MSTAAREVSTADRPAGTPGRLPWWTPGDWNGLFGLGTNVLLNVIVLTGLCLAVVQIPGDTVYGRILPALGIALPLGNIWYAVLARRLARREGRSDVAALPYGPSVPHTFIVVFVVMLPVLLRTQDPLAAWRAGLAWAFIIGCIVLLGAVFGPWIRRWTPRAALLGALAGISITFISMSPAAQMWQAPWIAFVAFGFILVGWLGGRRMPFGAPVGLVAVLVATAVAWAAVAAGWSGILEPSAVTQSVADLALHLPLPSADVVTGLQDIAPLLASAIPLGIYNFTEGMTNVESAAAAGDRYSARQVLTADGLGAVVGSFLGSPFPPAVYIGHPGWKAVGGRVGYSLATGVVVGLVCFTGLVGTFLAVFPMQALVPVLLYIGLVIGAQAFDVNPRRYAPAIVLAIVPSLAEWATGLIDNALAAAGTSAEEVGTGALIANGVVYDGLRLLGQGAVLVGILLGAIACFVIDRRLYAAAITSGIAAVLSFFGLVNAVEVGVNASPAVTTGYVLLAVLLAAFGWRLRHERDDALDDELLFVNGSLMRGLELHGHLDGAELVEETTTAPRYRVHAVDGRHPGMYRVADDEEGAAVHGELYRVPAEVLVRVIEGEPAGLYRGPVELADGRLVPGILDHRARAQEHPEITQHGGWRQYLATTSPA comes from the coding sequence ATGAGCACTGCCGCACGCGAGGTGTCGACCGCCGACCGTCCCGCCGGCACGCCCGGCCGTCTGCCGTGGTGGACCCCGGGGGACTGGAACGGCCTGTTCGGCCTCGGCACCAACGTCCTGCTCAACGTCATCGTCCTGACGGGCCTGTGCCTGGCGGTCGTCCAGATCCCCGGCGACACCGTCTACGGGCGGATCCTGCCCGCCCTGGGTATCGCGCTGCCGCTGGGCAACATCTGGTACGCCGTGCTCGCACGGCGGCTCGCCCGCCGGGAGGGCCGCTCCGACGTGGCGGCGCTGCCGTACGGGCCGAGCGTGCCGCACACGTTCATCGTCGTCTTCGTCGTCATGCTGCCGGTGCTGCTGCGCACGCAGGACCCGCTGGCCGCCTGGCGTGCGGGCCTGGCCTGGGCGTTCATCATCGGCTGCATCGTCCTGCTCGGGGCGGTCTTCGGCCCGTGGATCCGGCGCTGGACGCCGCGGGCGGCGCTCCTCGGCGCGCTCGCGGGCATCTCGATCACGTTCATCTCGATGAGCCCGGCCGCGCAGATGTGGCAGGCGCCGTGGATCGCGTTCGTGGCCTTCGGGTTCATCCTCGTCGGCTGGCTCGGGGGGCGTCGCATGCCCTTCGGTGCTCCTGTCGGCCTGGTCGCGGTCCTCGTCGCGACGGCGGTCGCCTGGGCCGCGGTCGCCGCCGGCTGGTCGGGCATCCTCGAGCCGAGCGCGGTCACGCAGTCGGTCGCGGACCTCGCGCTGCACCTGCCGCTGCCGTCGGCGGACGTCGTCACGGGGCTGCAGGACATCGCCCCCCTGCTGGCCTCGGCGATCCCGCTGGGCATCTACAACTTCACCGAGGGCATGACCAACGTGGAGTCGGCCGCCGCGGCGGGGGACCGGTACTCCGCCCGGCAGGTGCTCACGGCCGACGGGCTCGGCGCGGTCGTCGGGTCGTTCCTCGGCTCGCCGTTCCCGCCCGCGGTGTACATCGGGCACCCGGGCTGGAAGGCGGTCGGCGGACGGGTGGGGTACTCGCTGGCGACGGGGGTCGTCGTCGGTCTCGTGTGCTTCACCGGCCTGGTCGGCACGTTCCTGGCGGTGTTCCCCATGCAGGCGCTCGTCCCGGTCCTGCTGTACATCGGCCTCGTCATCGGCGCCCAGGCGTTCGACGTCAACCCGCGGCGGTACGCGCCGGCGATCGTGCTGGCGATCGTCCCCAGCCTCGCCGAGTGGGCGACCGGGCTGATCGACAACGCGCTCGCGGCGGCGGGCACGTCCGCGGAAGAGGTCGGGACCGGTGCGCTCATCGCCAACGGCGTCGTCTACGACGGGCTGCGGCTGCTCGGGCAGGGGGCCGTGCTCGTCGGCATCCTGCTGGGCGCGATCGCGTGTTTCGTGATCGACCGCCGCCTGTACGCGGCGGCGATCACGTCCGGCATCGCCGCGGTGCTGTCGTTCTTCGGGCTCGTCAACGCCGTCGAGGTGGGCGTCAACGCGTCCCCGGCCGTGACGACCGGCTACGTCCTGCTCGCCGTGCTGCTCGCGGCGTTCGGGTGGCGCCTGCGGCACGAGCGGGACGACGCGCTGGACGACGAGCTGCTCTTCGTCAACGGCAGCCTCATGCGAGGCCTCGAGCTGCACGGGCACCTCGACGGCGCCGAGCTGGTGGAGGAGACGACGACCGCACCGCGGTACCGCGTGCACGCCGTCGACGGCCGGCACCCGGGCATGTACCGCGTCGCGGACGACGAGGAGGGGGCGGCCGTCCACGGCGAGCTGTACCGGGTGCCGGCCGAGGTGCTGGTGCGGGTGATCGAGGGCGAGCCCGCCGGGCTGTACCGGGGGCCGGTGGAGCTCGCGGACGGGCGTCTCGTGCCCGGCATCCTCGACCACCGGGCGAGGGCGCAGGAGCACCCCGAGATCACGCAGCACGGCGGCTGGCGGCAGTACCTGGCGACGACGTCGCCGGCCTGA